The Stieleria maiorica genome includes the window GCATTCGGATCGATTTGAAAGATTTCGTGCATGGCGACAATTGTGATCGATCACCGATCGCCCGGCTAGCTGTCTCGCCTTTCTTCGACGTCGCGACGCTCGGTGCGAGCGTGGGAAACGCCGGAGATCTACCTTTGGCGGAGTTCGTCTCACGGATGGCAAGGCGTACCCACGGATGAGGAGCAGCCCGGGATCTGTGGGAATGATGGGTGCCGGACGCTGCCCACATGAGCGGGCGAACGTGAGTACATTAAGAGGCGTGTGTGAACGACACCTCCCATTGAGACAAAGCATCCCCATGAAAGTTTCACCGCGCGCCGCCGCGTTTGTTTTCCTGGCTTTGACGAGCGTCACCGCTTCGGCCCAGCAGCCTTGGATCATCGACCCGCACACGCACTTCAAGGGTCACGAGCAGATCGCGTTGGAGAGCCGGACGGTCAAGCGTGAGCCGAAGAATACGCTGGGCCAGGTCGTCGTCCCCGAAGACTATCGCGAACTCGCCGATCGGTTGGGCATTCAATCAACGTTGGTCGTTGAGGCCGTTGATCAGGACCAGCATCAATTCAATGACTGGTTACTCGACCAAGCCAAGTCGGACCTGGTTTGCGGTTACGTCGCACGGGGTGATTTGTCTGCCGCCGATTTCACCACGCATCATCAACGCTACAAGAAATCAGGCTATTTAAACGGCTACCGTTTTCGGTTCGACGAACTCGCCGGCTACCTCAACAATGAAACGGCTCGCAAGAATCTCGCAACACTCGAAAAGGAGGGCATGGTCGTCGACTTGCTGATCGCCTCCGCCCACGCGGACGACGTTGTCGAATTGGCCCAAGCTTTTCCGCGACTGAAGATCGTAATCAACCACTGCTTTCGCGCACAAATGGTCGATGGCGTCGTCAGCGACCAGTGGAAACAGGCCGTCGCCCGATGTGCCGAGTTTGAAAACGTTTACATGAAAATCTCCAGCATCGTCAACTTTGCCGGCACCAAACCCTTTGTCGAACAAGCCCCGTCGGACCTGCAGACGTACCTTCCGGTGCTGGAACCCTGTTTTGCGGCGTTTGGCGAAGACCGCGTGATCTTTGCGACCAATTGGGGCGTCAGCACCCACTTCGGCAGCGTCGATGACGTGGTGAGAATCGTCAAGGAGTTTTTAATGACCAAAGGCGACGCGGCGGTCAAGAAAGGCATGCGTGACAATGCGATCCGCGTTTATGGGATCAACACGCAATACTTGCGGTGACCATGACGTCGCGATGCTCGGTGCGAGCGTGGAAACTCCCGGGGGATCCGCTTCGGCGTAGCTACGCTCGCCAGAGCGTGGAAAAGCTGGGGATCCACCTTCTGGCGAAGGTAGCTACGGACCGGTGATTCACGATGTTTGTTGTGCAAGGTGGCATTGCCCGGCCCGGCGCGAAACACAAGCGAGTGGATCCGCCTTGCCCCTTGCTTACGCTGCGGGCTAGTAGATCAACCGATCCGATACAGCCAGATCCCGACGACAGCATCACTCGGTCGCTGGCAACGTCCACCACCAGTACTTCAAGTACTGCTCATGCTCGGAGAGCGACGACACGTCGATCGGCTCTGGCGGCGTGACATCGGTCGGCAGTTGCGGATCGAAGCCCCAGACTTCGGCGCGACCGTCGACCACACGGTATCCGAACGGGTTGCCGCCGACGGGATCGATGGGGCCGAAGTCGATGCCCAAGTCCGCGGAGGTCAACACGTCCAGATCGTCGGGCCAGTCGCCGTTGCGTTTTTCGTACAGCCGCAGGCCGACGCCGATTTTTGCGATTCGGTTCTCCATCGCGGACCGTGCGAAAGCTTTGCCGACGGCGCCCAGCGCCGGGACGGTCAGACTGGTCAACACGGTCTCCAATCGCCTGAGCCAGCCGGCCTGGGCGATCTGTTGGCTGAACTGCGAATCGAGTGCCGTCGTCTGCGCAAAGAACTCGGACAGATCCTCCGTGTCGATCGATTCCGCCTGGGCCATCACGTCGAGGGATGCGAGTGCGTCGATGGGCCGTTGGCTGAACCCGCCAGACGGTACCGATAGGTTATCGCCGAAACGTTGCAGATCGTCGAACACCGGCTGCGACATCGCCCGTTCGCCCACGATCGCCAGCCGGTATCGTGATCCGAATTCGTCCAAGGCACGCAACTGCTCGAAGATTGGTTTCAATTGTTCTTCGTCGAAAAGATCCAGCTCGATGGCAAGCTTCAATTGCTTTAGCGCCATCCCATGGACGGCGACCACGACCAATTGCGCGATGATCAGCGGTTCTTTCTCAAGCGTCCGGGCGACACCAAGACCGGCCAGGACACTCTCAAACGCCTGTTGTCGATCGTCGCGTCGGAGTGCATCTTCGAACTCTAGCTGCAGTAATTGGGCCACGCTGCGTGTCGATTGGACGTAGGGCAGGAGCGTATTGAAGGATTCCATTTCGACCCGCGTCCAGATCGGCCCCGTCCCCTCGGTGATTTCATGAATCTCGGCGCGCAGGGCGGACCATTGGTCGAGAAACTGGCGCACTTCGTCGTTGTACCGGTAGGGTGTGCCGTACACGTAATCGGCGTCATCTTCGGTCATACCGACCACCGGGACGCCGCGGCATGATTCGTGGAACACCTGCGAATCGATTTCGTCCAGCACCCGCATCCAGCGTTCGGATTTCTCGTGTCCCATCATGCGCGCGCGAAACGCCTCCATCGAAACATCGTCGATCGGCAAGCCCCGCGAGAGAATCTCCTCGCGGCGCTCGGCGACCTCGGCGGTCGCGTTGGAACGCCGCGCAAACCACCACGTCAGCGGACCGCCACACAGCAAGACCGCCAGCGAAAGAAGCACGATCAGCACAACAATGATGCGTTTGTTGGTCGAAGATGAATCGGTAGATCCGGCAGACGCCATGGGGGCAACCTTTTTTCGCAGCAATCAACTGAAGCGTTCGAAATCCGAACGATACTAGTAGTCTACCGCAGCATCGTTTTCGAGTGGGCTGGACAGTCGCCGTCCTCTCCGAGGTCGGCGCGGGCAAAGCTTCGCTTTTTCGCGTGCGCCGAGTTCGGAGAACACGGCGACGCTCTTCTTCTCGTTTTGGCTGGTCGCAGTGATGTGGCGGCGCGTTTCTTAAGACAATTATCGTGGATCGGATCTGAGGCGTCGATGGAGTCGGAACGACGGCGTCAATGCTGACTTGTTGTCCGCGACGCTACGTTCAATACCGAAACGCCTCCGATCCCTCTACGAGCAAGTACTCGTTCGACGAATCCAGGGACCCGAACGCCTGTGTCTGGCCCGAGGGCCAGCGGACCGAAACCTCTTCCACCGACTCCGCCTGCCCGACGCCGAAAGAAACGGTCCGTTGATTGCTGCACATGTACCCGTCACCGGCAGTCACCATCGCGACCGAACGGCGCCCTTGGATCGTCACCGTGACGATCGCACCGATGGCGTCTCGATGCGTTCGAGTGCTCTGCAAATTGAAGCGGATAAATCTGCCCGGATCGGGTGTGCGGTTCATCAACATCGCGACCGGTTCATAAAGGTGCGTGATCAGGGCGTCGTTTCGGCCGTCGCAATCAAGGTCGGCAATCGCCAAGGCCCGGCCGATGTGATCGTGTTGAAAGTAGCCGCCCAGGTCGTCGCGTTCGCATTCTTCCCAGCGGTATTGCGTGGTTCGGCGAAAGACTTGGCCGGGCATGCGATAGGCGACATCGGCTTGATGGAAATCATCGATGTGCCCATTGGTCACGATCAATTCTTTGGCACCGTCGTTATCAAAATCGCACCACTCGGTACCGAACCCGAGTAAGGGGACGGTGGGCTGTGCAAGCCCGCTGGGATAGGACTTGTCCGACCAGTAACCGGGCGTCACCTGTTCGTAGTACGTGTGATACTCCTTCGCGAAATGGGTCAGGTACAGATCAAAGTCACCGTCGTCATCGGCATCGCCAAACGCAATGCCCATGGATGCTTGAGATTCGGATTTTCCGTTGACCCCCACACCGCGTATCGAGCTGATGTCGATCATGTGGAATTTTCCGTCGCGCTTCTCGGGGGACCAAAGATGATTCACCGTCATGTCGTTGGCGACGTAGACGTCCAGACCGTCACGCTGGTCGATCTGTCCGACGACCAACCCCAGCCCTCGCCCCGGTGTCGTCGGGGAGATCCACTCACTTGTCATCTCCATCATTTTGCCGTTGCCGACGCCCTTCCAAACCCGGTCGCCGGCAGCTTCAAATAGAAGCGGCGCACATGCCGAATAGCGACCGGATTCGAAGCAGGCCTGCTCGAACGGTCGCGATCCGGCGCAGTAGTTGGTGACGAACAGATCGGCGTTTCCATCGGAATCCAAGTCCGCGATCGCGGCGGAAACGCTCCAAGAGTCGTCGTCCAATCCGACTTGCTGTGCGACCTCGCGAAAGGTGCCGTCGCCGTTGTTGATGAACAGACAATTGCGGCCGATGTTGGCGTCGAACAAGTCGGGAAATCCATCGCCGTTGATGTCACCGACCGTGATGCCTTGGGAAAAACCGCTGTCGTTGTACCCGGCGCTCTCCCCTACGTCGACGAATTCTTCGCCGAGGTTGCGAAACAAGCGATTGGGCGACGAATTGCGCTGCAACGGTCGACCGTCCAACATCGCCGCCGCCACATCGGGGCGGGAATCTAAATCGAAGTCGATGACGCCGATTCCGCCCCCCGAACTCTGGTGCAGCCAGTGTCCTTTCTCCTCCGCATCGGGAGCGAGTTCGCAGGTGTGAATGAATCCACGGGCAACCGCTTCATTCTCAAACCTCGGGCTGCGGCTTTTCACGCGAAGCGAGCGGGGACTTTGGGGGCGCCGGTGTTCCGATCCGATCAGGCTGTGGGCATCGGCATCACCGGACAATCGAATCACGGCGGCAAGATTGAATTCAGGCAGGATCCAAGGCGTGCTGGGTTGCAGTTTCGATCGGATGCTCAGATAGCGACTCTTGAGATCGTCGACGCGATCGTTCGGCAATGCGACCGCGTGACGCGCCCAAGCCTCGCCTTCCCAGATTCGCCCCAAGTCGACCAAGGCATTTGCAACGGCCAACGCGGACACTTGCGATTCACTGTCGCGATCCAGATAGATTTTGAACGCATCACGGAATCCGATCTGCCACGCGATCTGTTGTTCGACCCGGCGGGCGTCGTTCTGCAGTCCCAATTCCAGCAGGCTGCGA containing:
- a CDS encoding FG-GAP-like repeat-containing protein; the encoded protein is MNEAHSWIRFLVWPMLCVVLLSGCGGRNSVEPDTELISLAASTDEPQSEPVESRQSLLKTVLAAIDSDDLAAADAAARKLLIADPGDLQALMLAAKIAENRDDFQGSLQLYREVIERLPTADSAPLDQLVASLVRSGRVYDAIEVLTAWIDRFPNSPQPRLDLAGLAVMVGVPETAIPSLRWLFQHNHGDMETLMLMANPARIEPDLEFCEQLLSRSGQDIRLRFAQARRDAIQLRWERVLEQLEPVVRRHPKFLHAQLLYGRALVESDQLAQLPTWIDTLPADVEELPGYWIVIGRWAETAGRPDVAAHAFLEVQRIDATSFPEHLAGLHRSLLELGLQNDARRVEQQIAWQIGFRDAFKIYLDRDSESQVSALAVANALVDLGRIWEGEAWARHAVALPNDRVDDLKSRYLSIRSKLQPSTPWILPEFNLAAVIRLSGDADAHSLIGSEHRRPQSPRSLRVKSRSPRFENEAVARGFIHTCELAPDAEEKGHWLHQSSGGGIGVIDFDLDSRPDVAAAMLDGRPLQRNSSPNRLFRNLGEEFVDVGESAGYNDSGFSQGITVGDINGDGFPDLFDANIGRNCLFINNGDGTFREVAQQVGLDDDSWSVSAAIADLDSDGNADLFVTNYCAGSRPFEQACFESGRYSACAPLLFEAAGDRVWKGVGNGKMMEMTSEWISPTTPGRGLGLVVGQIDQRDGLDVYVANDMTVNHLWSPEKRDGKFHMIDISSIRGVGVNGKSESQASMGIAFGDADDDGDFDLYLTHFAKEYHTYYEQVTPGYWSDKSYPSGLAQPTVPLLGFGTEWCDFDNDGAKELIVTNGHIDDFHQADVAYRMPGQVFRRTTQYRWEECERDDLGGYFQHDHIGRALAIADLDCDGRNDALITHLYEPVAMLMNRTPDPGRFIRFNLQSTRTHRDAIGAIVTVTIQGRRSVAMVTAGDGYMCSNQRTVSFGVGQAESVEEVSVRWPSGQTQAFGSLDSSNEYLLVEGSEAFRY
- a CDS encoding amidohydrolase family protein encodes the protein MKVSPRAAAFVFLALTSVTASAQQPWIIDPHTHFKGHEQIALESRTVKREPKNTLGQVVVPEDYRELADRLGIQSTLVVEAVDQDQHQFNDWLLDQAKSDLVCGYVARGDLSAADFTTHHQRYKKSGYLNGYRFRFDELAGYLNNETARKNLATLEKEGMVVDLLIASAHADDVVELAQAFPRLKIVINHCFRAQMVDGVVSDQWKQAVARCAEFENVYMKISSIVNFAGTKPFVEQAPSDLQTYLPVLEPCFAAFGEDRVIFATNWGVSTHFGSVDDVVRIVKEFLMTKGDAAVKKGMRDNAIRVYGINTQYLR